In the genome of Nyctibius grandis isolate bNycGra1 chromosome 23, bNycGra1.pri, whole genome shotgun sequence, the window GCATGGCATCACAGAAATATATAATGTACAGCTAATATGTCCCCCTTGGGTGCAAAACAACTGTTTATGAACCTGATACAAATCTTTAGATATGTTCaccacacctttttttttcttttataactaGCTGTGCATAATGTTAAACtttgtatttatctttttttttgtacaagaTGGTCCAAAATGATCATAAAATGCATCTTTCATGGTACAGAAGtttgaagcagagaagaaagattttgattgtgtgtgtgtgtgtgtctgggttttgttttacatgGGATATAATAAATATCCTGAAAAAGACGAATGAACATACTGCCCGGCATAGAGTCCTGCCGCCTGCTCGGATGGCATTTGAACATAAACCTTGTCTCCGTGCATCAGCTGGACAACGGCGCTGCCTGAAGCCTGGTCCAGGAAGCCCTTCTTGTACTCGTCGTAGGTGTACATCAGCGGCTCGTTGTTCTTGAACAACGCCACCCAGACGCTGGCCCCTTTACAGTGGACATGGTAGGCGAAGTAGTAGACGCCGGGGATCTCGCAGGTGAAGATCCCCGTCTGGGGGTTGTAGTTCTGCCGGCCGTTGTAGAGGAGCTTGTCAAACTTCACGGGCACCCCCACCCGGGGGAAGGGGGTGAGGAGCTCCGCCGTGAACGCTGGCATCTCGAAGACGGCACCGGCAGCCTTGCCTTTCTTGCCCATGTAGCCGTAGGGGGGCTTGACGCCTTCTATCCCCGGCCCTACCTCCGGCAGGTACTGTCCCACGGCCGGCGGAGTGGGTGGGATGATCACCGGGGGGCCAGGGGGCCCAGGGGGTCCAGGCGGCCCCTGGAGGCCTGGTTGGCCAGGGGGACCGAGTGCCCCGGGCTTCCCTGGgggtccctgcagccccgcGACGCCGGGTTTGCCCACACCGGGGAAGCCAGGGGGTCCGGGCAGGCCGGGCTCCCCCTTTGCCCCCGGCAGACCTGGGGGGCCGATGGGACCACTGGGTCCTGCGATGCCCGGGATGCCGGGGGGGCCCTGAAGCCCCTGGGCGCCGGGGAGCCCCGGCTCGCCCTTCGGCCCCACGAGCCCTGGGACGCCCGGCAGCCCCGGCAAGCCTTTTTGCCCTGGTTCCCCCTTGGGCCCTGTGgggcccggcagcccccgcagcccggGGGCCCCAACTTCCCCGGGAAAGCCGGGCTTCCCCGGAAACCCCTGCAGGCCGGGTTCACCCTTGGGGCCGACCGGTCCCGGCGGCCCCACGGCGCCGCCTTCTCCTTTGGGTCCCGGGAAGCCGGCGGCCCCCGGGGGGCCCATGATGCCCGGCAGTCCCGGCTGGCCTGGCTCCCCCGGCGGCCCCCCCATGCCAGGCGGTCCCACGtgtcccttctcccccttcGGCCCCAGGGGACCGGGCAGACCACCCACACCTCGCTCGCCTTTGGGCCCGGGAAAGCCCGGCTTCCCAACGCCAGGGAGGCCGGGGGGCCCTGGCAGGCCTGGCAGGCCCTGCTCCCCTTTGCCGCCCGGGAAGCCCGGCTGGCCGGGGACGCCGTCCTGGCCGGGTTTGCCGACGCCGGGCAGGCCGGGAGGGCCTTGCATCCCAGGGGCCCCCGGgggcccctgcagccccagctctcccggGGGTCCGGGTTTGCCCAGGGGTCCCTGCGGGCCGGGGAAGCCGACCATGCCCGGCTTGCCAACCCCTGGCAGCCCcacggggccgggggggccgggcagCCCAGGCGGACCCTTCAGCCCCGGCAAACCCGGGATCCCGACACCCTTCTCCCCTTTTGGCCCTGGGATCCCAGGGACTCCCGGGGGCCCCTTCATCCCGGGCTCGCCCTTCGGCCCCGgctgtccctgcagccctgggggacCCACTTTCCCAATGCCGGGAAGCCCGTGAGGCCCCGGTGGTCCTTGTGGCCCAGGTATCCCCATGGGCCCGACCTCCCCCTTCGGCCCCATCTCCCCTCTCGGCCCCGGGGGCCCCATGACCCCTGGTTTCCCTGGCATCCCTGGCAAACCCGGCTTCCCAATTCCTGGATATCCTTGCGGGCCTGGTTTTCCTTTGGCTCCTGGCACACCGTGACCCGGCAATCCTGGTGGCCCCGGTGGCCCTCTTGGTCCAGGCTCACCGGGGGGACCTTGCTCGCCCCTCAGACCGCGCACAGGTATTTCTAGgttggggagaaaaggaaaaac includes:
- the COL8A1 gene encoding collagen alpha-1(VIII) chain; the encoded protein is MAVLLFPVQLLVVAVTIYLELVRSAQGGVYYGIKQLPPQVPQYQPLGQQVPHMPLGKEGIPMQHMGKEVPHIQYGKEYPHLPQYMKEVPQRPLLGKDMAPKKEKEIPVRGLRGEQGPPGEPGPRGPPGPPGLPGHGVPGAKGKPGPQGYPGIGKPGLPGMPGKPGVMGPPGPRGEMGPKGEVGPMGIPGPQGPPGPHGLPGIGKVGPPGLQGQPGPKGEPGMKGPPGVPGIPGPKGEKGVGIPGLPGLKGPPGLPGPPGPVGLPGVGKPGMVGFPGPQGPLGKPGPPGELGLQGPPGAPGMQGPPGLPGVGKPGQDGVPGQPGFPGGKGEQGLPGLPGPPGLPGVGKPGFPGPKGERGVGGLPGPLGPKGEKGHVGPPGMGGPPGEPGQPGLPGIMGPPGAAGFPGPKGEGGAVGPPGPVGPKGEPGLQGFPGKPGFPGEVGAPGLRGLPGPTGPKGEPGQKGLPGLPGVPGLVGPKGEPGLPGAQGLQGPPGIPGIAGPSGPIGPPGLPGAKGEPGLPGPPGFPGVGKPGVAGLQGPPGKPGALGPPGQPGLQGPPGPPGPPGPPVIIPPTPPAVGQYLPEVGPGIEGVKPPYGYMGKKGKAAGAVFEMPAFTAELLTPFPRVGVPVKFDKLLYNGRQNYNPQTGIFTCEIPGVYYFAYHVHCKGASVWVALFKNNEPLMYTYDEYKKGFLDQASGSAVVQLMHGDKVYVQMPSEQAAGLYAGQYVHSSFSGYLLYPM